Proteins found in one Saccharomyces mikatae IFO 1815 strain IFO1815 genome assembly, chromosome: 5 genomic segment:
- the IRC22 gene encoding Irc22p (similar to Saccharomyces cerevisiae IRC22 (YEL001C); ancestral locus Anc_7.144), whose product MKFFRLIGFALLNVLSGLSTATIANNSSNIEQEHGIAEAVAAPSINIEVKYDVVGREPEGLNAFLEFYAEDTATLAYNVTNLEDTNIIIVGVNGTIVTYPDGYPVADITAANVGPFEMEVNGTSKFGQDVTLNLPEGQYFLVPILLASRLNETMRIAAPPTLFEIISPPISFFNPQFLSVQVIFLAIIGGISYYYMKSRTTQRPTKKVTVKKVDESWLPETYKK is encoded by the coding sequence ATGAAGTTTTTTAGGTTAATTGGATTTGCTTTATTGAATGTTCTGAGTGGTCTTTCCACTGCTACGATAGCTAACAATAGCAGCAATATCGAACAGGAACATGGAATCGCGGAAGCTGTAGCGGCACCTTCTATCAATATAGAGGTGAAATACGATGTCGTTGGAAGGGAACCAGAAGGTCTTAATGCATTCCTTGAGTTTTACGCTGAAGATACCGCTACACTGGCTTATAACGTTACTAATTTGGAAGATACTAACATCATCATTGTCGGTGTGAATGGAACAATTGTCACTTATCCAGATGGATATCCTGTAGCGGATATTACAGCTGCTAATGTTGGGCCCTTCGAAATGGAAGTTAACGGAACTTCGAAATTTGGACAAGACGTTACTTTGAATTTACCTGAGGGACAGTATTTTTTGGTTCCAATTTTATTAGCGTCTAGGCTAAATGAGACCATGAGAATAGCAGCACCACCAACCCTTTTCGAAATTATTAGTCCAcctatttcttttttcaatccACAGTTTTTATCTGTTCAGGTCATCTTTTTAGCCATTATCGGAGGTATaagttattattatatgaAATCTAGAACAACTCAAAGACCTACCAAGAAGGTTACTGTCAAGAAAGTTGATGAATCATGGTTGCCAGaaacatataaaaaatga
- the WBP1 gene encoding dolichyl-diphosphooligosaccharide-protein glycotransferase (similar to Saccharomyces cerevisiae WBP1 (YEL002C); ancestral locus Anc_7.140): protein MRNTWSFFFCILLQALLAVGTQSSKTLVLYDQSTEPLEDYSVYLKVLEEKNYKLEYLEINSTSTAVDLYDKEQRLFDNIIIFPTKGGKNLGRQIPVNQLIKFFEDEGNILCMSSPGAVPNTIRLFLNELGIYPSPKGHVLRDYFSSSPDELVVSSDHLLNKHVYNAKESGHFVFGESSAALLENREQIVPILNSPRTSFTEYKGKGNSWTSGSQGFLVVGFQNSNNARLVWIGSSDFLKNKNQDANQEFATELLKWTFKEKSVIKSVHAIHSHADGTSYDEEPYKIKDKVIYSIGFSEWNGERWLPHIADDIQFELKQVDPYYRLTLSPSGNDSETQFYSTGEFVLPDRHGVFTFLTDYRKIGLSSTTDKDVKAIRHLANDEYPRSWEISNSWVYISVVCGVILAWIFFVISFVTTSSVGKELETFKKTN, encoded by the coding sequence ATGCGCAACACTTggagttttttcttttgtattCTTCTCCAGGCACTTTTGGCTGTGGGAACCCAAAGTTCGAAGACGCTTGTTCTTTACGACCAATCAACGGAACCATTGGAAGACTACTCAGTCTATCTAAAAGTTTTAGAGGAAAAGAATTACAAATTAGAATATTTGGAAATCAATAGTACTTCCACCGCTGTCGATCTGTATGATAAAGAACAAAGATTATTCGataatatcattatttttcctACCAAAGGTGGCAAGAATTTAGGTAGACAAATCCCTGTTAATCAGTTAatcaaattctttgaagatgaaggtAATATTTTGTGCATGAGTTCCCCGGGTGCTGTTCCAAATACGATTcgtttatttttgaatgagTTGGGTATATATCCAAGTCCAAAAGGACACGTCCTTCGTGATTATTTCTCATCCTCTCCAGACGAGTTAGTTGTCTCTTCTGACCACCTTCTAAACAAACATGTTTACAACGCCAAAGAAAGTGGacattttgtttttgggGAAAGCTCAGCAGCTTTATTGGAAAACCGTGAACAAATCGTACCGATTTTAAATTCTCCAAGAACATCCTTCACCGAGTACAAAGGCAAAGGTAACTCTTGGACAAGCGGATCTCAGGGTTTTCTTGTAGTCGGTTTTCAAAACTCAAACAATGCCCGTTTAGTCTGGATTGGCAGTAGTGATTTcttaaagaacaaaaatcaAGACGCCAACCAGGAATTCGCAACAGAATTACTAAAATGGacattcaaagaaaaatccgTCATCAAAAGTGTGCATGCAATTCACTCACATGCAGATGGTACTAGTTACGATGAAGAGCCTTACAAAATCAAGGATAAAGTCATATACTCTATAGGCTTTTCAGAATGGAATGGAGAAAGATGGCTACCACACATTGCTGATGACATTCAATTTGAATTAAAACAGGTGGATCCATACTACCGTTTGACGTTGTCACCAAGTGGGAATGACTCTGAAACCCAGTTTTATTCTACCGGTGAATTCGTACTTCCAGACCGTCACGGTGTGTTTACTTTCCTTACTGATTACCGTAAGATTGGCCTTTCGTCTACTACTGATAAGGATGTTAAAGCTATCCGTCATCTTGCTAATGATGAATATCCAAGAAGTTGGGAAATTAGTAATTCCTGGGTTTATATCAGCGTCGTTTGTGGTGTTATCTTAGCCTGgatttttttcgttatttcttttgttacAACTTCCTCTGTTGGTAAGGAACTTGAGACATTTAAAAAGACAAACTAG
- the VAB2 gene encoding Vab2p (similar to Saccharomyces cerevisiae VAB2 (YEL005C); ancestral locus Anc_7.137): protein MVADLTKSILKWKPKIEFDAVASSSFYEDLKGLPPLSSHKKLTQAAIFNSTKHELLQVKKDILSIYQVVSKDIDEECNQMQLIELQLKKSLRKVEHIYRNVSKQRASTNCINGNDRLLTNAKKKIDSLNERLTSIDGTVTDIVNSFVALDANLPKKAQLLKNDSINEAHYPLLFDFLRKLSPNPIVAAGEADETGATGATGGQEDDLSSSFLEQDELRTDNLNTYGGKCESRNDSLAPFQFHNGNSSNSIRFLPPTINKRSGPSIETNFENISADGLTYTKHPLENSMSLT, encoded by the coding sequence ATGGTGGCAGATTTGACTAAAAGTATACTAAAATGGAAGCCAAAAATAGAGTTTGATGCCGTCGCGAGCAGTTCTTTTTACGAGGATTTGAAGGGCTTACCTCCCCTTTCATCTCATAAAAAGTTAACACAGGCTGCTATTTTCAATAGTACTAAGCATGAGTTACTGCAAGTTAAAAAAGACATTCTTTCCATCTATCAAGTTGTCAGTAAGGATATTGATGAGGAATGCAATCAGATGCAACTGATTGAACTTCAACttaaaaaatctttaaGAAAAGTGGAACATATCTATAGGAATGTTTCAAAGCAAAGAGCTTCTACTAATTGCATTAACGGAAATGACCGTCTACTAACTAatgctaaaaaaaagattgatTCATTAAATGAACGACTCACATCTATCGATGGTACTGTTACAGATATTGTTAACAGTTTTGTTGCATTGGATGCTAATCTCCCGAAGAAAGCACAATTACTTAAGAATGACTCAATAAATGAAGCCCACTATCCACTTCTTTTCGATTTTCTGCGTAAGTTGTCTCCAAACCCTATTGTTGCTGCTGGTGAAGCTGATGAAACAGGTGCAACAGGTGCAACAGGTGGTCAAGAAGATGActtgtcttcttcttttttggaaCAGGATGAGTTACGAACGGATAACCTAAATACCTATGGTGGGAAATGTGAGTCACGAAATGATTCTTTAGCACCGTTTCAATTTCATAATGGCAACTCATCCAATTCGATAAGATTTCTGCCCCCAACaattaacaaaagaagCGGCCCTTCAATTGAAACTAATTTTGAGAACATTAGCGCAGACGGCCTTACATACACCAAACATCCTTTAGAAAACTCGATGTCTTTGACTTGA
- the MIT1 gene encoding Mit1p (similar to Saccharomyces cerevisiae MIT1 (YEL007W); ancestral locus Anc_7.132): MDIEPTFKGYIEDEDDALLILQATLDGKLKHIPRRPYEIERPYLIVSGSIFVFIEEISGIKRWTDGVSWSPSRISGKFLIYKELDKENTNSNANITVNAGVTANANASSNSNSNASASANANATSSGNTDSSVIPNGTSGVRNNSSSKIKLPPLKNHQFDLPPTMNHSSFESEQDSSVSPSNRSNLPLKYTGLVKKTISVKLKRPPFNSIENLHIVSYYSVKDIKQNCLLTPKTSPFLKDIRPSQELIVAMENTTLGNVKNNSVTNGNSSNNINNKSNSSTPLNAVISTNNNSTNISAAGSNQFTSANKNYYYKNDESSGYPITQFAPALPSTTLMYTTNTPYITQSPDNTNNTGMNAHTNNNTNSNSNNNSNSSNNNINNNNNNNNNNFNNNTGNNNNPNRFPNGSFAYNTTGDFINPPQQGQISYPFYYTTIPISNSNYYTTQPPNPVANNSTNDNQSYPTPSTQHPYYGHSTENQSASATTGASGAPATTENVLPMSNMQPLLHQANNNANSASSAAPYPVYSMNVNVPYYNSSTSAYKRVQENTTTNSNAEPSGATSANSGAILSNPAYANSQQYTPSQVYYQGFPQYAMASAQNSSIYQHQHSLPTVYPITTSQQNIINSSHVLNTIGSDPQHHHYQQDANDHKNFAMGHSNNNILNITNSDTMNNLNTNASTTTQ; the protein is encoded by the coding sequence ATGGATATCGAGCCTACTTTTAAAGGGTacattgaagatgaagatgacgctTTGCTTATTCTCCAAGCGACTTTGGACGGTAAGTTGAAACATATACCAAGAAGGCCttatgaaattgaaagacCTTATTTGATTGTATCCGGCAGCATATTCgttttcattgaagaaatatcaGGGATCAAGAGATGGACTGACGGCGTTTCCTGGTCTCCATCGAGAATATCAGGcaagtttttgatataCAAAGAGCTCGACAAGGAAAACACCAATTCTAATGCTAATATTACTGTTAATGCTGGTGTTACTGCCAATGCTAATGCTAGTTCTAATTCTAATTCTAATGCTAGTGCTAGTGCTAATGCTAATGCGACTTCGAGTGGTAATACAGATTCTTCCGTCATTCCGAATGGGACTTCCGGTGTAAGGAATAATTCTTCATCGAAGATCAAGCTACCTCCTTTGAAGAATCATCAATTTGATTTACCGCCCACTATGAATCATTCAAGTTTTGAATCAGAACAAGACTCCTCTGTTTCTCCATCAAACCGTTCGAATCTACCACTGAAATATACCGGTTTAGtgaaaaagacaatatcAGTGAAGTTGAAGAGACCTCCATTTAATTCCATTGAGAATTTACATATTGTCTCCTATTATTCTGTAAAAgatataaaacaaaactgTTTACTCACCCCTAAAACTTCtccttttttgaaagatataaGACCTTCACAGGAACTGATTGTTGCCATGGAAAACACAACTTTGGGTAATGTGAAAAATAATTCCGTCACCAATGGGAACAGttctaataatataaaCAATAAGAGCAACTCTTCAACTCCCCTAAATGCTGTTATTTCcacaaataataatagtactAATATAAGTGCTGCTGGCAGTAACCAATTTACTAGTGCAAAcaaaaattattattataaaaatgatgaaagcTCTGGCTACCCGATCACTCAATTTGCTCCCGCGTTGCCATCAACAACTTTAATGTATACAACCAATACGCCTTATATCACTCAATCACCTGATAATACTAACAATACTGGTATGAATGCACatactaataataatactaatagcaatagtaacaataacagtaatagcagtaataataatattaataataataataataataataataataattttaaTAACAACACAGGGAACAATAATAATCCAAATAGATTTCCCAATGGCTCCTTTGCTTATAACACTACTGGTGACTTCATTAATCCGCCACAACAAGGACAAATTTCTTATCCATTCTATTATACAACCATTCCGATAAGTAATTCCAATTATTATACCACGCAACCCCCAAATCCCGTAGCGAACAATTCAACGAATGATAACCAGAGTTATCCTACTCCTTCGACACAGCACCCTTATTATGGCCATTCTACCGAAAATCAATCAGCATCAGCAACCACGGGCGCTTCTGGCGCTCCTGCTACAACCGAAAATGTGCTACCCATGTCCAATATGCAGCCACTACTCCACCAGGCCAATAATAATGCAAACTCTGCTTCTTCTGCAGCTCCCTATCCGGTGTATTCTATGAACGTCAATGTTCCTTATTACAATTCCTCTACTTCTGCATACAAAAGAGTACAAGAAAATACTACTACAAATTCAAACGCGGAACCATCTGGAGCTACAAGCGCAAATTCAGGTGCTATACTATCAAATCCTGCATATGCTAACTCTCAACAATATACCCCATCGCAGGTGTATTACCAAGGGTTCCCCCAGTATGCTATGGCCAGTGCTCAGAATTCATCGATATATCAACATCAACACTCTTTGCCCACAGTGTATCCAATAACAACGTCTCAACAGAATATAATAAACTCTAGTCACGTTTTGAATACCATTGGATCTGATCCTCaacatcatcattatcagcAAGATGCTAACGATCATAAGAATTTTGCCATGGGACATAGTAACAACAACATCTTGAATATCACTAATAGTGATACGATGAACAACCTCAATACAAACGCTTCAACTACCACACAATAA
- the GIM4 gene encoding tubulin-binding prefolding complex subunit GIM4 (similar to Saccharomyces cerevisiae GIM4 (YEL003W); ancestral locus Anc_7.139), with translation MERSNNIFQSKYNEYKQILEDLQTKIIELGHDKDEHTIVLKTLKDAEPTRKCYRMIGGALVESDVQTSLPILETKKENIEGTINKMKETLIQTAQEFEKWKKENKIQVVRN, from the exons ATGGAGCGGAGTAACAACA TCTTTCAATCGAAATATAACGAATACAAACAAATTCTAGAAGATTTGCAAACAAAGATTATAGAGTTGGGTCATGACAAAGATGAACACACTATAGTCCTCAAAACATTGAAAGATGCTGAACCTACAAGAAAATGTTACAGAATGATAGGTGGCGCACTTGTGGAAAGTGATGTTCAAACAAGTTTACCTATTCTTGAAACCAAGAAGGAAAACATAGAAGGTACAATCAATAAAATGAAGGAAACTTTAATACAAACTGCGCAAGAATTtgagaaatggaaaaaagaaaataagatcCAAGTTGTTAGAAATTAA
- the YEA4 gene encoding Yea4p (similar to Saccharomyces cerevisiae YEA4 (YEL004W); ancestral locus Anc_7.138) — protein sequence MWNLLKAFFLVFGGCCSNVITFEALMDNRTSSINNLITFCQFLFVTCQGLPSFIDFRRPFPYFKPLKTPLHVYIVSVFLFYISSTTNNNVFKYNISIPIHIVFRCFGTVITMFTCWLFNGRKYTRTQISSTLFLTIGAIIASLYKDSDFRYQDLTLETLKIRNDQPVDSTFIFGICVLVLSSFTSSLLSAYNERTYQKYGKHWKENIFYSHLLSLPLFLFNQKQLIYEYRVMRNSEKKMCLNVGRKVKVPQAETFLFFNVLTQYFCVKGVNILASKTNALTLSITLLLRKFISLLLSVQVFGNGLSYTGYFGVSLVFLGALIYSLGSIRPRLRDKKALGKGQ from the coding sequence ATGTGGAACTTACTAAAAGCTTTTTTCCTAGTATTTGGGGGCTGCTGTTCCAATGTTATTACTTTTGAAGCATTAATGGACAATAGAACTAGCAGTATTAACAACCTCATTACGTTTTGTCAATTTCTGTTTGTCACATGTCAAGGACTTCCCAGCTTTATAGATTTTCGTCGACCTTTTCCTTACTTTAAGCCTCTGAAAACTCCCCTTCATGTCTATATCGTTTCTGTCTtcttattttatatttcatCTACGACGAATAATAATGTGTTTAAGTACAATATATCCATCCCAATTCATATTGTTTTCAGATGTTTTGGAACAGTTATAACCATGTTTACATGCTGGCTATTTAATGGTAGGAAATACACAAGGACTCAGATTTCATcaactttatttttgaccATTGGGGCTATCATTGCCTCATTGTACAAAGATTCCGATTTTCGGTACCAAGATTTGACACTAGAGACGTTAAAAATCAGAAATGACCAACCTGTAGATTCAACGTTCATTTTTGGTATTTGTGTATTAGTACTTTCATCATTCACATCGTCTTTACTTTCTGCATACAATGAGCGCACGTATCAAAAATATGGCAAGcattggaaagaaaatatctttTACAGCCACTTGTTATCATTACCCCTCTTTCTATTTAATCAAAAACAGTTAATTTACGAATATCGAGTAATGAGAAactctgaaaaaaaaatgtgttTAAATGTTGGTAGGAAGGTTAAAGTACCGCAAGCAGAAactttcctcttttttaaTGTGTTGACCCAATACTTTTGTGTCAAAGGTGTCAATATACTTGCTAGTAAAACGAATGCTCTAACACTTTCAATAACATTACTTCTAAGAAAGTTTATAAGTCTTTTATTGAGTGTCCAAGTTTTCGGTAATGGGCTTTCATATACCGGCTACTTTGGTGTTTCCCTAGTATTTCTTGGTGCCCTGATATACTCCCTTGGATCAATTCGTCCCAGGCTTAGAGATAAAAAGGCGTTAGGGAAGGGACAATAA
- the YEA6 gene encoding NAD+ transporter (similar to Saccharomyces cerevisiae YEA6 (YEL006W) and YIA6 (YIL006W); ancestral locus Anc_7.133) yields the protein MNNGDNKSILENSNNSLLANEDCATPTTLEGLKRNADPRIAAISGALSGALSAMLVCPFDVAKTRLQAQGLQNMSHQSQHYTGFFGTFATIFKDEGAAGLYKGLQPTVLGYIPTLMIYFSVYDFCRKYSVDIFPHSLFLSNASSAITAGAISTIATNPIWVVKTRLMLQTGIGEYSTHYKGTIDTFKKIVQQEGIKALYAGLVPALLGMLNVAVQFPLYENLKIRFKYSESTDLSTDVTSSNFQKLILASMLSKMVASTVTYPHEILRTRMQLKSDLPNTVQRHLLPLIKITYKQEGFAGFYSGFATNLVRTVPSAVVTLVSFEYSKKYLAAFFSQVE from the coding sequence ATGAATAATGGAGACAACAAATCGATATTAGAAAACTCAAATAATTCGTTACTAGCTAATGAAGATTGTGCAACTCCCACAACACTAGAAGGGTTAAAAAGGAATGCCGACCCTAGAATTGCTGCAATTTCAGGTGCTTTATCTGGTGCACTCTCTGCAATGTTAGTATGTCCTTTTGATGTTGCAAAAACAAGGTTACAAGCACAGGGTCTCCAAAATATGAGCCATCAGAGTCAACATTATACGGGTTTCTTTGGCACATTTGCAactattttcaaagatgaAGGTGCCGCTGGGCTTTATAAAGGTCTGCAACCAACGGTTTTAGGTTACATTCCTACCTTGATGATTTACTTTTCCGTCTATGACTTCTGTAGAAAATATTCGGTCGATATTTTCCCACATAGTCTATTTCTTTCGAATGCCTCCTCTGCAATTACTGCAGGTGCCATCTCTACGATTGCAACAAATCCGATTTGGGTAGTAAAAACAAGACTTATGCTACAAACAGGCATTGGTGAATATTCCACCCATTATAAAGGTACCATAGATACATTTAAGAAGATAGTTCAACAAGAGGGTATCAAGGCTCTTTATGCTGGTTTAGTACCAGCTCTTTTAGGAATGCTAAACGTCGCCGTTCAATTTCCCCTAtatgaaaatttaaaaatCAGGTTCAAGTATTCAGAATCGACTGACCTGTCAACAGATGTTACAAGCTCAAACTTTCAGAAATTAATATTAGCGTCTATGTTATCTAAAATGGTAGCATCTACAGTGACCTACCCTCACGAAATACTTCGAACGCGAATGCAGTTGAAGTCTGATCTTCCAAATACTGTACAACGTCATCTCCTTCCATTGATTAAAATTACGTATAAGCAAGAGGGTTTCGCTGGATTTTATTCTGGATTTGCTACTAATTTAGTAAGGACAGTACCTTCTGCTGTAGTAACATTGGTGTCGTTTGAATACTCTAAGAAATACCTAGCTGCTTTTTTCAGTCAAGTGGAGTAA